TATTATTTAACTTTTTCTACCAATTTTGCAAATTCTGCAGGATTGTTTAATGCTAAATCAGCTAAAACTTTTCTATCTAATTCAATACCAGCTTTTTTAAGCCCGTTCATGAATCTTGAATAAGAAACTCCGTTTAATCTGGCAGCGGCATTAATTCTAATAATCCATAATTCACGCATTTTTCTTTTTTTCTGTTTTCTATGTTCAGTTGCGTAAGCCATTGCTTTTTTAACTGCTTCATTAGCTTTTCTATAATTTGATTTTATTGATCCTCTATAACCTTTTGCTTCTTTTAAAACTTTTTTATGTCTTTTTCTTCTAACTATTCCTGTTTTTACTCTTGGCATTTTTTTTCCTCCTTGATTTCTTAAATTCAGCCTATTTTTAATCTCTTATTATTTTTTAACTAACTATCTTCCTTCTTGTCCAGCTAAAACTTTTTTGATTTTTCTTTCTGCACCTTTAGGAACAATCGCATCTTGTCCTAATCTTTTCTTTCTCTTATGAGATTTTTTAGTTAAGATATGACTTTTTCCTGAATGTTTAATAGAAATTTTTCCACTTCCTGTAACTTTTACTCTTTTTTTTGTTCCTTTATGTGTTTTCATTTTTGGCATTTTTTTTCCTCCTTAAAAATTAAATTGCTCTTTTATTTAATTTTATTATTTTTTTGGTGATAATAAAATAAATTTTTGCACTTGTTCTTTTCCATATTTTTTTTCTACAACAGCAAGTTCCTCAAAATGACTTGCAAATTCATCCAACACTTTGATTGCAGAATCTGCATGTAATCTTTCTCTACCTGTAAGTCTTAAACTAACTTTTACTTTATGGTCTTTTTCAATGAATTTTTTAATTTGAGAAATTTTTGTTGCTTTATCATGCTCATCAATATGAGGTTTTATTCTAATTTCTTTTACAACAATATTTTTTTGCTTTTTCTTATTTTCTTTTTCTTTTTTTGTTTTCTCATATTTAAATTTTCCATAATCCATAATTTTACAAACAGGTGGTGTTGCATTTGGTGAAATTTCAACTAGATCCAATTCTTTCTCCGCCGCAATTGCCAAAGCCTCACGAACAGACAAAACTCCAAATTGTTCTCCGTCATCACCAATGACTCTTATTTCCCTTGCTCTGATTCTTTCATTCATTCTAGGTTCATCAAATTTATTAGTTCCTCTTATAAAGAACACCTCCTAAATTTATTAAATTTCTTAAAATTAGAATTTAATCAAATAAAAAACAAGATATAAGAAACATCTTGCTCAAAATAGTTATTAAAATTCATATATCAAAAAATTTGATATTAAAATATATATTTAAAAAATAACTATAAACCTAACTCATCTCAAAATTTTTAAAATACATGATGGAAAGGTGAGAAACAACATTTCTACTTCTAATTTAATATTACTAAATAATTCTATCATACTTTTTATATTTTTGCAAGTATTTTTTTATATTTTGTTTTACAACTCTCAATTTTATTTTTTTATATTTATTTTTTTAGTTCTTTACATTTAAAAATTTTGTGATATAATAAAGAAAAATTCAAAAGAAAAAAAGGAAGGTGGTCAAATGAATCAAGTATTTTCAAGATTTTCAATGTTAGTCGGAGAAGATAATATAAAAAAATTGCAAAATTCAAAAGTTATTATATTTGGAGTTGGAGGTGTTGGCTCTTATACGGTTGAAGCTCTTGCGAGAAGTGGAGTTGGTCATATTACGATGGTCGATTTTGATGAAATTTCAGAATCTAACATAAATAGACAGCTTCATTCACTTCACAGTACAATTGGAAAATCTAAAACAGAAGTTATGAAAGCTAGAATTTCTGATATAAATTCTGAATGTGAAGTAGACCTAATTAAACAATTAATTTATACTTATGAAGATATAGAAAAAATATTTGAGAATCAAAAATATGATTTTGTCGTTGACGCCATTGATGTTATTACAAGCAAGGTGAATTTAATTGAATTTTGTGTAAAAAACAAAATAAAAATCGTATCTTCTATGGGATTTGGAAACAAAATGCATCCAGAGATGATTGAGATTGCAAAAATAAAGAATACTTCGGTTTGTCCAATGGCTAGAACAATCAGAGGAATTTTGAAAAAGAAAAGAATTACAGATGTTCCTGTTGTTTTTTCAAAAGAAATTCCACTTGTTCCAAATAAATCTGAATTATTTAAAGAGGAGTTGCCGACAGAATTTAGAAAAAATAACGAAATGCCAAGAAAATCGACTCCAGGAAGCAACGCATTTGTGCCAGGAACTGCTGGACTTGTTCTTGCTTCTTATGTCGTGAGAAAAATTTTAGAGATAAAATAAAATAAAACATAATAGATATTGAGGTGATATAAAATTGGAAATAAATAATAAAAAATTTAGTAAAAAAGATTTAACTATTATAATTTTAGTTGTATTAGGAATACTTTTATGCATTTTCGGATTGATGGATAAAATTTTTGAGCACACAGTTTTTGATTTTTTTAAAAACTTGACTCGACCTTATTTAGATAAAACTTATAAAGAGTCGCAAAGATTGTTTTTAACTCTTTCGCTTTTAAAAGGAGCGGCAGATGTCATCGAAGGAAGTACTGTCAATGTAAATATGATTTTAGGAATGCAAATTGAAGTTGGAGATATAATTCAACCTGTTTCCGATATGATAAATATCATTTGGAAAATTTCTCTAGCAAGTGTCGTAGTTTTAAAAATTCAAACTATTTATCAAGAAATTTTTCGAGTAAAATTGGCTACAATACTTATATTTACTTCGCTAGTTTCTTATTTGCCATATACTGTTTTCAAAAATAGCGTTACGGAAATATTTAAAAAAATCTCAAAATATGCTTTTTTCGTTTTAATTTATATTTATGCAGTAATTCCTGGAACAATTTTTGTAAATTCTATGATTTCAAATTATTTCGAAAAAGAATACAAAACTCCTGCAATTGTCCATCTAAACCAAAATTTAACTAAACTTAACAATGTAAAGGACAGTATGCTCTCTTTAGACCAAAACAAAAGTATTTTTAACATTCCTGGTCAGATAGACAGTGCAAAACAAAAAATTAATAATTTTTCAACAGAAATTAATAATGTTTCTCACAGCATAATGGAAAATGCACCAATTATAATTGGAATAATTTTACTTACGAGCATTGTTTTCCCTTTACTTTTGATGATTTTACTCTACAAACTGACAAAATCTATTATTTTTGAGAAAATCTTA
This genomic stretch from Leptotrichia sp. oral taxon 218 harbors:
- the rplT gene encoding 50S ribosomal protein L20 codes for the protein MPRVKTGIVRRKRHKKVLKEAKGYRGSIKSNYRKANEAVKKAMAYATEHRKQKKRKMRELWIIRINAAARLNGVSYSRFMNGLKKAGIELDRKVLADLALNNPAEFAKLVEKVK
- the rpmI gene encoding 50S ribosomal protein L35 — translated: MPKMKTHKGTKKRVKVTGSGKISIKHSGKSHILTKKSHKRKKRLGQDAIVPKGAERKIKKVLAGQEGR
- the infC gene encoding translation initiation factor IF-3 encodes the protein MFFIRGTNKFDEPRMNERIRAREIRVIGDDGEQFGVLSVREALAIAAEKELDLVEISPNATPPVCKIMDYGKFKYEKTKKEKENKKKQKNIVVKEIRIKPHIDEHDKATKISQIKKFIEKDHKVKVSLRLTGRERLHADSAIKVLDEFASHFEELAVVEKKYGKEQVQKFILLSPKK
- a CDS encoding ThiF family adenylyltransferase encodes the protein MNQVFSRFSMLVGEDNIKKLQNSKVIIFGVGGVGSYTVEALARSGVGHITMVDFDEISESNINRQLHSLHSTIGKSKTEVMKARISDINSECEVDLIKQLIYTYEDIEKIFENQKYDFVVDAIDVITSKVNLIEFCVKNKIKIVSSMGFGNKMHPEMIEIAKIKNTSVCPMARTIRGILKKKRITDVPVVFSKEIPLVPNKSELFKEELPTEFRKNNEMPRKSTPGSNAFVPGTAGLVLASYVVRKILEIK